The Ornithodoros turicata isolate Travis chromosome 7, ASM3712646v1, whole genome shotgun sequence genome includes a region encoding these proteins:
- the LOC135401135 gene encoding intraflagellar transport protein 88 homolog — translation MATAVEAIRVIPPDDDDLYSGYNEFHPSLDTNSLVQDEGFQQAVETSYGRRPPTTTTGRLQVGYVGTSIGMRGQTSAAPPSRLGTGRQPGLARPMTAVRGAGYSSAGGRAQAGIFDPSTQAKAIVSPLQKENASPEDRIRLMEKAVIEIVEESCILASKQDYKRALEKAKEGHVKEKALSRQREQQATDMAANLDLMYCVQFNLAVQYTRNEMYNEALNTYQVIVKNKAFSNVGRLKVNMGNIYFQQGNYPRAIKFYRMALDQVPNTHKDMRIKIMKNIGLAFVRMTQIADAITSFEYIMAEKADFRSALHLIICQYALGDRDKTKRCFLKLLDVPLEHADEDKYTAPSDDPQANLYFEAIRNDALQKIEQRRKQEAEWSILTAAKLIAPVISSSFSEGYEWCVEQIKASPYAEIANDLEISKAVTYLRKREFAQAIETLKMFEKKDTKVASTAATNLSFLYFLQNDVAQADKYAEQAIMADRYNAGALVNKGNCCFANNQLERAVQYYRESLATEASCVEALYNLGVTYQKLGTLEEALECFYKLRAIITTYPQVVYQIGRTYELMKDMDQAMEWYQQLVTLMPTDPHLLAKIGEMCDLQGDKQMAFQYHSDSYRYFPSNIEIIEWLGAYYIETQLFEKAAKYFERAAVIQPNQVKWQLMVASCHRRSGSYQNALQTYKDIHRKFPENTECLRFLVRLTSDMGLADAEEYAVRLRKAEKAKELREQRSNSGSRSGSRRGSSRLSRESSANSNMSGSEQPVRNMKTQGTPSARSQGSNRLHIPVLEGDESYETTQKAIDASYEDPLGPLEQRPRTAARRRDVAADDEFDNEVLGEDLLPE, via the exons ACAACCACAACTGGCAGACTACAAGTCGGATATGTCGGGACAAGCATCGGG ATGCGTGGACAGACTTCTGCGGCACCGCCGTCTCGCCTGGGCACAGGCAGGCAGCCTGGGTTGGCCCGCCCTATGACTGCTGTCAGAGGTGCAGGGTATTCCTCGGCAGGAGGAAGGG CGCAAGCAGGTATATTCGATCCTTCGACCCAAGCTAAGGCAATCGTCTCACCACTACAAAAAGAGAATGCAAG TCCCGAAGATCGTATCAGGTTGATGGAGAAGGCAGTCATCGAGATTGTCGAGGAGAGTTGCATCTTAGCGTCAAAGCAAGATTATAAACGG GCCCTTGAAAAGGCCAAAGAGGGCCACGTAAAAGAGAAAGCACTGTCCAGGCAGCGCGAGCAACAGGCAACGGATATGGCTGCAAACCTTGATCTCATGTACTGC GTGCAGTTCAACCTCGCAGTTCAGTACACCAGGAACGAAATGTACAACGAAGCTCTCAACACTTACCAAGTTATCGTCAAAAACAAAGCGTTCTCAAACGTCG GCCGGCTCAAGGTGAATATGggcaatatatattttcaaCAAGGCAACTATCCACGTGCAATCAAGTTCTATCGCATGGCCTTGGACCAAGTTCCGAATACACACAAGGATATGAG GATCAAGATAATGAAGAACATTGGCTTGGCCTTTGTCCGAATGACACAAATTGCAGACGCTATAACTTCctttgagtacatcatggctgaGAAGGCGGATTTCCGGTCAGCCCTTCACCTCATTATCTGCCAATACGCACTTGGGGATCGCGACAAGACGAAGCGTTGCTTCCTGAAGCTTCTCGACGTTCCGTTAGAGCACGCTGATGAGGACAAGTATACAGCTCCGTCA GACGACCCTCAAGCGAACTTGTATTTTGAGGCCATCAGGAACGACGCATTACAAAAGATTGAACAGAGAAG AAAACAGGAGGCCGAGTGGAGCATCCTGACAGCAGCCAAGCTGATCGCTCCGGTCATTAGCAGTTCTTTCTCCGAGGGCTACGAGTG GTGCGTGGAACAGATCAAAGCATCTCCATATGCAGAAATCGCAAACGACCTCGAGATTAGCAAAGCGGTCACGTACCTACGGAAACGTGAATTTGCACAG GCGATTGAAACGCTAAAAATGTTTGAAAAGAAAGACACTAAGGTGGCCAGTACAGCAGCAACTAACCTATCCTTCCTGTATTTCTTG CAAAACGACGTAGCTCAAGCTGACAAATATGCTGAGCAAGCCATCATGGCCGACAGATACAATGCCGGGG CCCTGGTTAACAAGGGTAACTGCTGTTTTGCCAACAATCAACTGGAACGTGCTGTACAGTACTACAGAGAGAGCCTCGCGACCGAAGCCAGCTGCGTAGAAGCTCTTTACAACTTAG GGGTAACATACCAAAAGCTTGGAACATTGGAAGAGGCCTTAGAGTGTTTCTACAAACTACGGGCCATTATCACGACTTACCCTCAGGTTGTGTACCAGATTGGAAGGAC CTACGAACTTATGAAGGACATGGACCAAGCAATGGAATG GTACCAGCAGCTGGTGACCTTGATGCCCACAGATCCACACCTGCTGGCGAAGATAGGGGAGATGTGCGACTTGCAAGGAGACAAACAGATGGCCTTCCAATACCACTCAGAT TCCTATAGGTACTTCCCGTCCAACATCGAGATCATAGAATGGCTTGGAGCATATTACATTGAGACCCAGCTATTTGAGAAGGCTGCCAAATACTTCGAGAGGGCGGCCGTTATCCA GCCGAATCAAGTCAAGTGGCAGCTCATGGTAGCCAGCTGCCACAGGAGAAGTGGAAGTTATCAGAATGCCCTCCAGACATATAAGGATATCCACAGAAAGTTTCCGGAGAATACAGAAT GTCTGAGATTCCTGGTGAGGCTTACGAGCGACATGGGCCTTGCCGATGCAGAGGAGTATGCGGtaaggctcagaaaagctgaaAAGGCTAAAGAGCTCAGGGAACAG AGGTCAAATAGTGGCAGCAGGAGCGGCAGTCGGAGAGGAAGCAGCAGACTGTCACGGGAGAGCTCTGCAAACAGCA ATATGTCTGGAAGTGAACAGCCAGTACGAAATATGAAGACACAAGGAACACCGTCTGCAAGATCTCAAGGGAGCAACCGCCTCCACATACCAGTATTGGAAGGCGACGAGTCATATGAAACTACACAAAAAGCGATAG ATGCATCGTACGAAGACCCCCTTGGACCACTGGAGCAACGACCACGAACCGCTGCACGCAGAAGGGATGTTGCCGCAGACGATGAATTCGATAATGAAGTACTAGGGGAGGACCTGCTTCCTGAATAG